A genomic stretch from Moraxella nasicaprae includes:
- the trpE gene encoding anthranilate synthase component I produces MLTKEQFLSFKKDGYSHVPLVKKRLTDDATPVSVFANLRQLNPKAYLFESVEGGERFARYSMIGLGKGVYFEYQNGVMQTSSDLVGVVSTMSTDKPFDEIRKFMAQFRMPTHEQVAGLPVFSGGLVGYFGYDLIRTIEPSVGQSDAPNPLNLPDLWLMLSTEVVVFDNLEHTLSIVVYANCSLENGYEEAESRLESIEEALATPAKLTASTHPKPVFVSATGEQKFCQDVNKIKEYILAGDVMQVVPAQRMSADFEGDALSVYRALRYLNPSPYLFILHGETFGANQSPFDIIGASPEILSRIENGTVTVRPLAGTRRRGKTIEEDLALEAELLADQKEIAEHLMLIDLGRNDIGRVCKIGSVRVTDKMFIERYSQVMHIASNVEGTVKPEVDALDVFCATFPAGTLSGAPKIRAMQIIDEVEPVRRTVFGGAVGYLGWHGNMDTAIAIRTAVLKDGKAHVQAGAGVVADSDPMAEWDETNKKALAIIKAVELACDGLNI; encoded by the coding sequence ATGCTGACCAAAGAGCAGTTTTTATCGTTTAAAAAAGATGGTTATAGCCATGTACCGTTGGTAAAAAAACGCCTGACAGACGATGCCACCCCAGTTTCGGTATTTGCTAATCTAAGACAACTCAATCCCAAAGCCTATCTTTTTGAATCGGTTGAGGGCGGAGAGCGATTTGCTCGTTATTCCATGATTGGACTGGGCAAAGGTGTTTATTTTGAATACCAAAATGGCGTGATGCAGACAAGCAGTGATTTGGTGGGCGTGGTCTCTACGATGAGTACCGATAAGCCATTTGACGAGATTCGCAAATTCATGGCTCAGTTTCGCATGCCCACGCATGAACAAGTGGCTGGATTGCCAGTATTTAGTGGCGGTTTGGTGGGTTATTTTGGCTATGATTTGATTCGCACCATTGAACCTAGCGTGGGACAAAGTGATGCACCTAATCCGCTAAATTTGCCTGATTTGTGGTTAATGCTTTCAACCGAAGTGGTGGTGTTTGATAATTTAGAACATACACTGTCGATTGTGGTTTATGCTAATTGTAGTCTTGAAAACGGCTATGAAGAGGCCGAATCTCGCCTAGAATCCATCGAAGAGGCATTGGCAACCCCTGCCAAATTGACCGCCAGCACACACCCAAAACCTGTATTCGTCTCTGCAACTGGCGAACAAAAATTCTGTCAAGATGTCAATAAAATCAAAGAATACATTTTGGCGGGCGATGTGATGCAAGTGGTGCCTGCTCAGCGTATGAGTGCTGACTTTGAAGGCGATGCTTTGTCGGTATATCGAGCCTTGCGTTATCTTAATCCGTCACCTTATTTATTTATTTTGCATGGCGAGACTTTTGGGGCAAATCAGTCGCCATTTGACATCATTGGTGCTTCGCCTGAGATTTTGTCTCGCATTGAAAATGGAACCGTGACAGTGCGACCATTGGCAGGAACCCGCCGTCGTGGTAAGACAATCGAAGAAGATTTGGCATTGGAGGCTGAGCTATTGGCTGACCAAAAAGAGATTGCTGAGCATCTGATGCTGATTGATTTGGGGCGTAATGACATTGGGCGAGTGTGCAAGATTGGCTCGGTGCGAGTCACCGACAAAATGTTCATCGAACGCTATTCACAAGTGATGCACATTGCCAGTAATGTCGAAGGCACAGTTAAGCCAGAAGTTGACGCCTTGGATGTATTTTGTGCCACTTTTCCAGCAGGAACTTTGTCTGGTGCACCAAAAATTCGAGCCATGCAAATCATTGATGAGGTTGAGCCTGTGCGTCGTACCGTCTTTGGTGGAGCGGTGGGCTATCTGGGCTGGCATGGTAATATGGATACCGCCATCGCCATTCGCACTGCCGTACTTAAAGATGGCAAGGCTCATGTACAGGCAGGAGCAGGCGTAGTGGCGGATTCTGACCCGATGGCAGAATGGGACGAAACCAACAAAAAAGCCCTTGCCATCATCAAGGCGGTTGAGTTGGCTTGCGATGGTCTAAACATTTAA
- a CDS encoding subtype B tannase → MLPIIKKILPFAITLSLTACQSPSVAPTKATLMQSDTALQFNPNQYQSIVVQAGGQSIMVRAYQNIVYVANPVDKTHQSMNIYVPENYFLGKTVGRFDAHTAPIFMPNAVGGYMPAKPMTVGKGRDGQPNSLAMALVQGYVVASAGARGRTLQDEQGQYIGKAPAAIVDLKAAVRYLKANDKLMAGRADRIIVNGTSAGGAMTALLGATGNQSDYQDELDKIGAAKASDEVFAVSSYAPIINLENADAAYEWQFFGINHYNKMSISMLDYQVKRTLVPSVLTDDEQKLSMQLKDAFPSYVNALNLVGRQGGRLTLNHQGLGSFKDEVLSYLNDSANQAHHQGVDLSVYPFMVQHKSKNPYYIDNYPEFLANYVGRSKAAPAFDGVALDRGENQLFGNQTINHRHFTQFSQANSTIVGATMADALTIKMMNPMAYLGHQHSGIAPHWRIRHGAKDSDTSFAIPVILATRLQNLGKQVDFKMVWNQGHGGDYDLPELFAWIEQTVK, encoded by the coding sequence ATGCTGCCTATAATCAAAAAAATTTTACCATTTGCCATCACGCTATCACTGACCGCTTGCCAAAGTCCGTCAGTTGCTCCAACCAAAGCAACCTTGATGCAAAGTGATACTGCACTTCAATTCAATCCTAACCAGTATCAATCCATCGTGGTGCAAGCTGGCGGTCAATCCATCATGGTTCGTGCTTATCAAAACATCGTGTATGTGGCAAACCCTGTGGATAAAACCCATCAGTCGATGAATATCTATGTGCCAGAAAATTATTTTTTGGGCAAAACAGTAGGGCGATTTGATGCACATACCGCACCGATTTTTATGCCCAATGCCGTGGGTGGCTATATGCCAGCCAAGCCAATGACGGTGGGCAAGGGGCGAGATGGCCAGCCAAACAGTTTGGCGATGGCACTGGTGCAAGGCTATGTGGTGGCAAGTGCTGGTGCCAGAGGTCGCACTTTGCAAGATGAGCAGGGTCAATATATTGGCAAAGCTCCTGCTGCCATTGTGGATTTGAAGGCGGCTGTTCGCTATCTAAAAGCCAATGATAAGCTGATGGCAGGGCGTGCTGATCGTATCATTGTCAATGGCACATCGGCAGGTGGTGCGATGACAGCCTTGTTGGGTGCAACAGGCAATCAGTCAGACTACCAAGATGAGCTGGATAAAATCGGTGCAGCCAAGGCATCAGATGAGGTGTTTGCGGTATCCAGCTACGCTCCAATTATCAATCTAGAAAATGCTGATGCAGCATACGAATGGCAATTTTTTGGCATCAATCATTACAATAAAATGTCCATCAGTATGCTCGACTATCAGGTAAAAAGAACGCTGGTACCAAGCGTACTGACCGATGATGAACAAAAGCTGTCCATGCAGCTTAAAGATGCGTTTCCAAGCTATGTCAATGCTCTAAATTTGGTGGGCAGACAAGGAGGTCGTTTGACTTTAAATCATCAGGGTTTGGGTAGTTTTAAAGACGAGGTATTGTCTTATTTGAATGATTCAGCCAATCAGGCTCATCATCAAGGGGTTGATTTGTCAGTTTATCCTTTTATGGTTCAGCATAAATCAAAAAATCCTTATTACATCGACAATTACCCAGAGTTTTTGGCAAATTATGTCGGTCGTAGCAAGGCAGCTCCTGCTTTTGATGGCGTGGCATTAGATCGAGGCGAGAACCAATTATTTGGCAATCAGACAATCAATCATCGCCATTTTACGCAGTTTAGCCAAGCCAATAGCACCATCGTGGGTGCAACGATGGCAGATGCTCTAACCATCAAAATGATGAATCCGATGGCATATCTAGGCCACCAACATTCAGGCATTGCACCGCATTGGCGTATCAGGCACGGTGCTAAGGATAGCGACACCAGTTTTGCCATACCCGTCATTTTGGCAACCAGACTACAAAACTTGGGTAAACAGGTGGACTTTAAGATGGTTTGGAATCAGGGTCATGGCGGTGATTATGATTTACCAGAACTGTTTGCATGGATTGAACAGACGGTCAAGTAA
- a CDS encoding IS630 transposase-related protein: MAYSIELKQKALAYLEQCGNISTVCTAYNISRSTLYAWIKKQEQGDLSCQSGGNRGVKVDRNKLKTYVEQNPDAYLYEIAEVFNCGTSTIFYALRSLGITHKKRPQVTKNKTQTKSKTIKTG; the protein is encoded by the coding sequence ATGGCATATTCAATAGAACTTAAACAAAAGGCCTTAGCCTACTTAGAGCAGTGTGGTAATATTAGCACAGTTTGTACTGCTTACAACATTTCAAGAAGCACCTTGTATGCTTGGATTAAAAAACAAGAACAAGGTGATTTGTCCTGTCAAAGTGGTGGCAATCGTGGTGTTAAAGTGGACAGAAATAAGCTTAAAACTTATGTAGAGCAAAACCCTGATGCTTACTTGTATGAAATTGCTGAAGTTTTTAATTGTGGTACAAGTACCATCTTTTATGCTTTACGCTCTCTTGGTATTACCCATAAAAAAAGACCACAAGTTACAAAGAACAAGACCCAAACAAAATCAAAGACTATCAAGACAGGCTAA
- a CDS encoding transposase: MDTYLHRTHARSLKGQKVYDKVSGKYYQRISLVAGQIGNKAKNLIAPLIYQNTMVSNLFETWFEQMLLPSLDNHAKQTGRPCIIILDNARFHRMKQLQVLANNTTCKHVILPLPPYSPNLNPIEHTWATIKRWLRSHLSKFESIEGGLMSYFELN; encoded by the coding sequence ATTGACACTTACCTACACCGCACCCACGCCAGAAGTTTAAAGGGTCAAAAAGTCTATGATAAGGTGAGTGGTAAATATTATCAACGCATATCATTGGTTGCTGGACAAATTGGTAACAAAGCCAAAAACTTGATTGCTCCACTTATCTATCAAAACACAATGGTAAGCAACTTATTTGAAACTTGGTTTGAACAAATGCTTCTACCTAGCCTTGACAACCACGCCAAGCAAACAGGTAGACCTTGTATCATCATCTTAGATAATGCAAGATTTCATAGAATGAAGCAGTTACAGGTACTTGCTAATAACACAACATGCAAACATGTTATCTTGCCACTCCCACCTTATTCACCTAACCTAAACCCCATAGAACACACTTGGGCAACTATTAAGAGATGGCTTAGAAGTCATCTGTCAAAGTTTGAGAGTATTGAAGGTGGGCTGATGTCTTATTTTGAGTTGAATTGA
- a CDS encoding putative RNA methyltransferase encodes MLTCPICQLALDKHERTYRCPNNHSFDIAKEGYVNLHLVQHKRSKNPGDTPEAVLARRQFLSAGFYEPLKDALPAIIHQYKPSVDVLVDIGCGEGYYTTGLASVAKQVVAVDIAKSAVQIAAKADKQQHAQQGSHGNITWVVGTGAVLPVADGAVDVCTSLFSPLPVAQMIRVLCDDGLLVMATPAPAHLYEMRQALFGEVIAHTPQKFIQTLSPEFVLLGEHHIEHEFVLNRTQLSALIAMTPYAYKAKQANRQALEEHDDFCTTARFCVYVFGKC; translated from the coding sequence ATGCTGACCTGTCCTATTTGCCAGCTTGCTCTCGACAAGCACGAACGCACTTACCGATGTCCAAATAATCATAGTTTTGACATTGCCAAAGAAGGCTATGTCAATTTGCACCTTGTGCAGCACAAACGCAGTAAAAATCCTGGCGACACACCAGAGGCGGTGCTGGCTCGCCGTCAATTTTTATCGGCAGGATTTTATGAGCCACTCAAAGACGCTCTACCTGCCATCATTCATCAGTACAAGCCATCGGTCGATGTGTTGGTCGATATTGGCTGTGGCGAGGGGTATTATACGACAGGCTTGGCAAGTGTAGCCAAGCAGGTGGTGGCGGTGGATATTGCCAAGTCAGCAGTACAAATTGCCGCCAAAGCTGATAAGCAACAACACGCTCAACAAGGCAGTCATGGCAACATCACTTGGGTGGTCGGTACAGGAGCGGTGTTGCCTGTGGCTGATGGTGCGGTTGATGTCTGTACCAGTCTATTTAGTCCTTTGCCTGTGGCACAAATGATTCGTGTACTTTGTGATGATGGGCTGCTTGTCATGGCGACACCTGCACCAGCCCATCTGTATGAGATGCGTCAAGCATTATTTGGCGAGGTCATTGCTCATACGCCCCAAAAATTCATTCAGACGCTATCGCCTGAGTTTGTGCTGCTAGGGGAGCATCATATTGAGCATGAGTTTGTGCTAAATCGTACTCAGCTTAGTGCATTGATTGCGATGACCCCTTATGCCTATAAAGCAAAACAAGCCAATCGTCAGGCACTAGAAGAGCATGATGATTTTTGTACGACCGCCAGATTTTGTGTGTATGTTTTTGGCAAGTGCTGA
- a CDS encoding HvfA family oxazolone/thioamide-modified RiPP metallophore — protein MKKLAKTALVGSLVVAGVSPFTMNAMAQGYQNQPAKCAKSDKKCATQAKKAEAKCGEGKCGGTAAAGTTKKADAKCGEGKCGGTATTAPKTTEAKCGEGKCGGSK, from the coding sequence ATGAAAAAATTAGCAAAAACCGCCCTAGTAGGCTCTTTGGTAGTGGCAGGCGTTAGCCCTTTTACAATGAATGCAATGGCACAAGGTTACCAAAACCAACCTGCCAAATGTGCAAAATCAGATAAAAAATGTGCCACCCAAGCCAAAAAAGCCGAAGCTAAGTGTGGCGAAGGCAAATGCGGTGGCACGGCTGCTGCTGGCACAACCAAAAAAGCAGACGCTAAATGCGGCGAAGGCAAATGTGGTGGTACAGCAACAACCGCACCAAAAACCACCGAAGCCAAGTGTGGCGAAGGCAAATGTGGCGGTTCTAAATAA
- a CDS encoding HvfA family oxazolone/thioamide-modified RiPP metallophore: MKTKTLAKTALLGTLLAGTVACSQQEAKQEQPFEAKPMEQGYQNGEKAADAAQAGAADASKAEEGKCGEGKCGGAAATGTDAKATEGKCGEGKCGGAAAGTDSKAGEASCGGNKTTDNATAPATTESK; this comes from the coding sequence ATGAAAACCAAAACTTTGGCAAAAACCGCTCTACTAGGCACACTATTAGCAGGTACTGTTGCTTGCTCACAACAAGAAGCTAAGCAAGAACAACCTTTTGAAGCCAAGCCAATGGAGCAAGGCTATCAAAATGGCGAGAAAGCAGCAGACGCAGCCCAAGCTGGTGCAGCAGATGCCAGCAAAGCCGAAGAAGGTAAGTGCGGTGAAGGCAAATGCGGTGGTGCAGCTGCTACTGGCACAGACGCTAAGGCAACCGAAGGTAAGTGCGGTGAAGGCAAGTGCGGTGGTGCAGCTGCTGGTACTGACAGCAAAGCTGGCGAAGCATCTTGCGGTGGCAACAAGACAACCGACAACGCAACCGCCCCAGCGACAACCGAAAGCAAATAA
- a CDS encoding HvfB family MNIO-type RiPP peptide maturase, giving the protein MSKKILKGAGLGFRRELCTQMQNDDLSGIDFFEVSPENWINSAGQMGGRYEKMLREYTEHFPFICHGLSLSIGSSAKLDIDLLKNTKKFMQAHDMTLYTEHLAWTSDDKGHLYDLLPIPCTDEAVKWTANRIKQAQDIMDMQIGFENASYYYQPPDSDMSDAQFISAVVKEADCLLHLDINNIYVNSQNFNFDPIEYLHQLPLEKVCYMHIAGHYVEEDGFIIDTHGADVIEPVWRLLDEAYAEIYKRTGKKAVEIPTCLERDFNFPQLDSLMNEVNLIHKAQAKFNDQIKLTA; this is encoded by the coding sequence ATGAGTAAAAAAATATTAAAAGGGGCAGGTTTGGGCTTTCGCCGTGAATTATGCACCCAAATGCAAAATGACGATTTATCAGGCATTGATTTTTTTGAAGTATCGCCTGAAAATTGGATTAACTCAGCAGGGCAAATGGGCGGGCGTTATGAAAAAATGCTCAGAGAATACACCGAACACTTTCCTTTTATTTGCCACGGTCTTTCTTTATCCATTGGTAGCAGTGCCAAATTGGACATAGACTTATTAAAAAATACCAAAAAATTTATGCAAGCCCACGATATGACGCTCTATACCGAGCATTTGGCGTGGACTTCTGATGATAAGGGGCATTTGTATGATTTGTTGCCCATTCCTTGCACCGATGAAGCGGTAAAATGGACAGCAAATCGGATTAAACAAGCCCAAGATATTATGGATATGCAAATCGGCTTTGAAAATGCCAGCTATTATTATCAGCCGCCAGATAGCGATATGAGCGATGCCCAGTTTATCAGTGCGGTGGTCAAAGAGGCTGATTGTTTACTTCATTTGGATATTAACAATATTTATGTCAATAGTCAAAACTTTAACTTTGACCCCATTGAGTATTTACATCAATTACCCTTAGAAAAAGTATGTTATATGCATATTGCAGGGCATTATGTAGAAGAAGATGGCTTTATTATTGACACACACGGGGCTGATGTTATTGAACCTGTTTGGCGACTGCTTGATGAAGCCTATGCCGAAATCTACAAAAGAACAGGCAAAAAGGCAGTTGAAATTCCAACTTGTTTGGAGCGAGATTTTAATTTCCCCCAATTAGATAGCCTAATGAATGAAGTTAATTTAATTCACAAAGCCCAAGCCAAATTTAATGACCAAATCAAATTAACTGCTTAA
- a CDS encoding HvfC family RiPP maturation protein, whose translation MSLSLLAPYSLKKFQLEFGDYLRLQRQSQNDSIPNRVGKVYQDLIFNNVCGFLNQCFPICKKLLGDDKFRTLCLYFFQRYPTHSPYFTEIPMQFVEFVSQILNNEQDNWLSPLSISDEEIDFIPKYLDELAHYEWLELFVDTMPNNEHKLILKDDELTTCYALNSTVQNCHYTYPVQTISPNNANNIMPSDTCLVVLRVGVEVKFVAINVLTYFFIDFLKECHTVYTDKKTLLTDFANSIDYPDIDGLINFADDLFLMLSNEQILIKQ comes from the coding sequence ATGAGCCTATCTTTATTAGCCCCTTATTCTTTAAAAAAATTCCAATTAGAATTTGGCGATTATTTACGCTTACAACGCCAAAGTCAAAATGACAGTATCCCAAATCGTGTTGGCAAAGTTTATCAAGACTTAATTTTTAATAATGTGTGTGGCTTTTTAAATCAATGTTTTCCCATTTGCAAAAAGCTGTTGGGCGATGATAAGTTTAGAACCTTGTGTTTGTATTTTTTTCAAAGATACCCCACCCATTCGCCTTATTTTACCGAAATTCCAATGCAGTTTGTGGAATTTGTATCACAAATATTAAATAATGAGCAGGATAATTGGCTAAGTCCCTTATCTATATCTGATGAAGAGATTGATTTTATTCCCAAGTATTTGGACGAGCTTGCTCATTATGAATGGTTAGAATTATTTGTGGATACAATGCCCAATAATGAGCATAAACTGATTTTAAAAGACGATGAATTAACAACTTGCTATGCTTTAAATAGTACAGTACAAAATTGCCATTATACTTATCCTGTACAAACCATTAGCCCAAACAATGCTAACAATATTATGCCAAGTGATACTTGTCTTGTGGTATTGCGAGTTGGTGTAGAAGTTAAATTTGTTGCCATTAATGTTTTGACTTATTTTTTTATTGACTTTTTAAAAGAATGTCATACAGTTTATACAGATAAAAAAACTTTATTAACCGACTTTGCCAATAGCATTGATTATCCTGATATTGATGGGCTTATCAATTTTGCTGATGATTTATTTTTAATGCTTAGCAATGAACAGATTTTAATCAAACAATAG
- a CDS encoding HvfX family Cu-binding RiPP maturation protein: MKKIIALYQTFINQLKRLDFIGLLALRIYLAPIFIIAGLAKLNSFNDTAQWLGNSEWGLGLPFPALMTALVILAELVGGFALLFGLLTRFFSILLIITMAVAGFAVHLKNGWFAIASSDEATSIASFWANVGFSSAQNSVTNAQEVAQRLDKAKEILQTHGNYDWLTEYGNFVILNNGMEFAITYLIMLLPLLFYGAGNYVSLDYYLNKFLNKK; this comes from the coding sequence ATGAAAAAAATAATCGCCCTTTATCAAACATTCATCAATCAATTAAAACGCCTAGACTTTATTGGACTGTTGGCACTTAGAATTTATCTTGCTCCTATTTTTATTATTGCAGGACTTGCCAAATTAAATAGCTTTAATGACACCGCCCAATGGCTTGGCAACAGCGAATGGGGACTTGGTCTGCCCTTTCCTGCCTTGATGACGGCTCTTGTGATTTTGGCGGAATTGGTGGGCGGATTTGCCTTATTATTTGGGCTATTGACCAGATTTTTTAGCATACTTTTAATCATCACAATGGCGGTGGCAGGCTTTGCGGTGCATTTAAAAAACGGCTGGTTTGCCATTGCCTCAAGCGATGAGGCGACCAGCATTGCCTCCTTTTGGGCAAATGTTGGCTTTTCGTCCGCCCAAAATAGCGTTACCAATGCCCAAGAAGTTGCCCAACGATTAGACAAAGCCAAAGAAATTTTGCAAACGCACGGCAATTATGACTGGCTAACCGAATATGGCAATTTTGTCATTTTAAATAACGGTATGGAATTTGCCATCACTTATTTAATTATGCTTTTGCCCTTATTATTTTATGGGGCGGGTAATTATGTTTCGCTTGATTATTATTTGAATAAATTTTTAAATAAAAAATAG
- a CDS encoding sigma-70 family RNA polymerase sigma factor, whose protein sequence is MNDDYQQFIALLLKECPKNKNGDGHHSIGDVYLANLYEQLLKFAKNQLDDDELAKDCVQECLISAMQYSNKFKGNSAFKTWVFAILKHKIADMIKSNQIYIKLSELSDNDDIELFDMVFDNGKWQGDYTPKAFDESWCNPEIQAQNKAFWQILEYCLEHLPAEQAKVFLMKEYVGLDSKEICQALTISSQNYYVLMHRARLNLQTCLTRHWFVE, encoded by the coding sequence ATGAATGATGATTATCAACAGTTTATTGCATTATTATTAAAAGAATGCCCAAAAAATAAGAATGGCGATGGTCATCATTCTATTGGCGATGTCTATTTGGCAAATTTGTATGAGCAATTATTAAAATTTGCCAAAAATCAATTGGACGATGATGAATTGGCAAAGGACTGCGTACAAGAATGTTTAATATCAGCGATGCAATACAGCAACAAATTTAAGGGCAATAGTGCCTTTAAAACTTGGGTATTTGCCATTTTAAAACACAAAATTGCCGATATGATTAAATCTAATCAGATTTATATCAAATTAAGTGAATTATCGGATAATGACGATATAGAACTTTTTGATATGGTGTTTGATAATGGCAAATGGCAGGGCGATTATACACCAAAAGCCTTTGATGAATCGTGGTGCAATCCAGAAATTCAAGCCCAAAATAAGGCATTTTGGCAGATATTGGAATATTGTTTGGAGCATTTGCCAGCCGAGCAAGCCAAAGTTTTTTTGATGAAAGAATATGTTGGGCTTGATAGTAAAGAAATATGCCAAGCCTTAACCATCAGTTCACAAAATTATTATGTCCTAATGCACAGAGCCAGACTTAATTTACAGACTTGTTTGACACGGCATTGGTTTGTAGAATAG
- a CDS encoding zf-HC2 domain-containing protein — MKTCQEISQLASRACDEKISLMETVELKVHLMMCKNCRHFYDNNKILSKILNEHKNTTPNEPK; from the coding sequence ATGAAAACTTGTCAAGAAATTAGCCAGCTTGCCAGTCGTGCTTGTGATGAAAAAATCAGCCTAATGGAAACGGTGGAATTAAAAGTGCATTTGATGATGTGCAAAAACTGTCGTCATTTCTATGACAACAACAAAATATTAAGCAAAATACTAAACGAACACAAAAACACAACCCCAAACGAACCAAAATAA
- a CDS encoding glycosyltransferase produces the protein MWYGSTQYYQAILPKHALLIAINQEMQRMMQWVLTQLDIKIKNGYLYNPIDIEYIQQKSNQQPDSPTDLALLHQPFLLQVARLESGKNHQQLINIFAQLKQQGLPHKLYIIGDGELYHTLNHQIQTLGLAKECLLLGSYTNPYPFMKHADLFLHTSLHEGLPTVLIESMICGTPVVAMKCRTGVAEILGDGQYGALIEAGNQQDFIDATSALLNNPSKIQQYQEKPPQAVQRFSFQNIETMTLNMFDYVFAKFGTNR, from the coding sequence ATGTGGTACGGCTCAACTCAATATTATCAAGCCATCTTACCAAAACACGCTTTGCTGATTGCCATCAATCAAGAAATGCAACGAATGATGCAATGGGTGCTGACCCAGCTTGATATTAAGATAAAAAATGGCTATCTCTACAATCCAATAGATATAGAATACATACAACAAAAATCCAATCAACAGCCAGACAGTCCTACTGATTTGGCATTGCTTCATCAGCCATTTTTATTACAGGTGGCACGGCTAGAATCAGGCAAAAACCATCAACAGCTTATCAATATTTTTGCCCAATTAAAACAACAAGGACTGCCCCATAAGCTATACATCATCGGCGATGGCGAACTGTATCACACGCTAAATCATCAAATTCAGACGCTGGGACTGGCAAAAGAATGCCTGTTGCTCGGCTCTTATACCAATCCTTACCCATTTATGAAACACGCTGATTTGTTTTTGCATACCTCCTTGCACGAAGGTTTGCCAACCGTACTCATAGAAAGTATGATTTGTGGTACGCCTGTGGTTGCAATGAAATGTCGCACTGGCGTTGCAGAAATTTTGGGCGATGGGCAATATGGTGCTTTGATTGAAGCTGGCAATCAGCAGGATTTCATTGACGCTACATCTGCCTTGCTCAACAACCCAAGCAAAATACAGCAATATCAAGAAAAACCGCCCCAAGCTGTGCAGCGATTTTCTTTTCAAAACATTGAGACAATGACGCTAAATATGTTTGATTATGTATTTGCAAAATTTGGGACAAATCGATAG